The sequence GTCATCTCCGTGTGTCGTTGATCGGGACGCTGCTATCGTAACGAGCGGAGATGTACGTTCGATGAAAAAGAGGTGATAGCAGGTGAAACTCTGTATACATGGTGAGGAGCAATTTTCTAGCGAGTCTTTTTCCGTTTGTAAGCGCACAGCATGGTACGCTAAGGGTGTGGCTAACGTTTACATTCTTGAAGTGTGGTGTGTATCGGTGAAAAAGATCTGACAACTATCACCCTTAGTATCTTTCTCTCTTGCAATTGGGTTTAGGAATAGAAAACATGTTTGAGCAACGATACGTTTTATGGCATCACAATGAGCAATCAGCTACCCATCGAATCAGCAAGGGCAGGTTCCCAACCGGACCACCATAGCATACTGATGCTGCATGAACGATGTTTCGACTGCCTTGAACACAAAGACAACAACCAACAATTGATACGGAAACAGCTATGAATCGATACACGTACAGTCTGCTTGTGATCTGGGTCGTTATTTCGCTCATACTGTCGGCACAGCCAACAACTCTTGTGGCAGCGCCAGATCAGCCTACTCGCCTGAATGCATTTGGCCTCAACACCTATTTCAGTGGTCTGGAACGATTACCGCAAAATCGGAACGATGATCTTGGGGCATTAATCAACGCAACACGCGATCTCGGTGCACGCTGGATCCGCGAAGAGATCAGTTGGGCCAACCTGGAACCGGGTAAAGGGGTATTTAACTGGGGACTAATGGACGCAGCACTGACTCAGGCAGCGCAAGCCGGTTTTGGGATTATCGGGATGCTGCTGACAACACCAGGCTGGGCACGGGTGAGCGATTGTAATAGTCGAATCACGCGCAACGGTGGTGCGCTGAACTACTGGTGTCCGCCAGCTAACCCGCAGGACTTTGCCGATTTTGTAGCGGCTACGGTCGAGCGTTACGATGGTGATGGGATCAATGATGCACCGGGTTCACCACGAGTAGCAGCCTGGCAAATTTGGAATGAACCAAACAACTGGGCCACCTGGCCAGGTGAGGCGCATGAATACGGTGCGATACTGGCTGCTGGTTACGCTGCTGCCAAAGCAGCCGATCCGACGACGCTGGTTGCAACAGGCGGCGTCTATGTCTTCGATGGAGGTACCCGTACCGGCGGGAACCGTGACGGATTAGAATTTCTTGGTGCAGCTTTTACGGCTGTTCCCGCAGCACAGACCAGCTTTGATGCGTTAGCCATTCATCCGTATATGCCTGACACTGCCCCTGATCGCGCTGGATTGTATGGCCTGGTCTCGTTATGGGGGCGGATTGCCAATACCCGTGGCTGGCTCGATGCGAAGCGTGGGCCGCACGTACCGATCTGGATTAGCGAGCTAGGGTGGTCAACCTGTACAGTCTCCTCACCAGTTTGCAAAACTGAACCTGAACAGGCGAATTATCTGGTACGTAGCCATGGGATTGCCTTGGCCCTGGGTGTACAGCACATCAACTGGTTCCAACTCGAAGATAAATTCGATAGCCCCACCAGTGATTTGTGGGGCAATGCGGCGATCTTGCGGAACCGCAATCAGGGTTATAGCCGTAAATTGGCTGCCAATGCCTACGCGACACTTACAGCTCAACTCGGAGCAGCCACGTTTATCGGATTCGGTCCACTGCACAATTACTCATTTCAACCCGATGCCTTAACACCACCAGCACGTTACCATCTGCGCTTTCAGACCAGTACTGGCGCGCTCGTTGATCTCCTGTGGACGACCGGTGTTGCCGAGATACGTGCGGTGCCGCTTGAAGCGGGTCGTACTGCCCAACTGATTGGTCGTGATGGGAATACCCTCCCGTTAAATATTCAGAACGGCCAGGTCCAGATTCCGTTAAGCGAGACACCAGTCTATCTCCGACAGGACACACCTGCCCAGCTCGTGGTAACACCAAGCGAAGTGACCCTGATCGCACTGCCAACCGATCCCGAAGCAACGTATACGCTTATGGTACAGAACCTCGGTTCAGCTAACATTGCCTGGAGCGCCAGCGGTGGTGCGAGCTGGTTGACGCTCGAAACGACCAGCGGGAACGGGTATCGTAGCGAACTACGTTATCGTATCAATCCAACCGGCTTATCAACAGGCAACTACACGACCGTGATCAATGTAAATGCCGGTAGCGCTGGAAGCAAGAGCATCCCGATCACATTGCGAATAGTGACAACGGTATACCGTCTCTATGTGCCGATAGTGGGGCGAAACGAATAGGATGTGCTGCATGTCTTGCTATGCATGTTTGACAGTCGGCAGAACGCTATGAGGTTTTCAACGTTTTCACCCTGCCTGGCAGTAAGAGAGAATGGAGAGACTCAACCTATCCGCTGTGCGCATGCGGTGTGTAGATTCCCATACCGAGGAACGTTTGCGGTCAACACACGTAGTATCACCGATTGTGCCTATCACCGTATTGTAGATGTGGATTCAACATCTCCCAGGCCCCCGCAAGTGAGGGGGGACAACGAAAGCGGAGGGTCTGGAGGATGGTGTGCTAGTATGCCGGCCAATGGCTGCTAGTCGCACACCGCACGACGTGAGCCAGTGGCCCGCATCCTGAAAGGTATGTACGGAACAACGGTACGCCCCCGCCGACTCGCCTATCATGTCTGTTGCTACATCGGGAGGGATGGGTTCCACCCCTTACTGACCGCCTGCTGGGGCTTGGGGCAATAGTGTGCTGATACGCCAACCGATGGGTTCTGGTCACGCATCTCGATGATCACGTGGCAGCCAGTCCACGTTCCATCAGTGCGCTTCCATCCTCATTCCCTCGCCCCCTGCCGCTCCTAAAGGGTCGAGGAAGGTGGAAGTTGGGCAGGTGGGACGCCCGCGCTAGATGGCGTGTTGACGGTGTAGACAATGGCTTCCCCTCTGTACACCGCACATACGGGCCGGAGGCCCGCGTACCCCGGTGACAACGGGCGGCAGCCGAAGCCCCAGACGGCGTGCCGCTTCCACATGCGGGCCGGAGGCCCGCGTACCCCGGTGACAACGGGCGGCAGCCGAAGCCCCAGACGGCGTGCCGCTTCCACATGCGGGCCGGAGGCCCGCGTACCCACGTGGCAGCGAAGCCCCAGACGGCGTGCCGCTTCCACATGCGGGCCGGAGGCTCGCGTACCCAGGTGGCAGCGGGCGGCAGCCGAAGCCCCAGACGGCGTGCCGCTTCCACATGCGGGCCGGAGGCCCGCGTACCCCGGTGGCAGCGGGAGTCATCGGTAGCAGAGGCGTGCGGTTCGTCGTTATCACTCCATCCCATCGTCGAACAGTTCTCATCGCATGTACCCCGAAGCAAAAACCTCTCGCGCAGGCCTGGCAACGTTGACGATCAGGACGGGTTTATGGTAAGATAAGGGTCGTTGCTCGGTAAACGGAACAGGTAAAGGAGAGCGCTGTGAGCGCAAAGAAAATGAAAGTATTGCTCCTCCGGGATGTTGAGCACCTGGGGAAAGCAGGTGAAATCAAAGATGTAAGCGGCGGTTTTGGCCGCAATTATCTGCTACCAAAAGGGTTTGCAGTTCTGGCAACCAAGAGCCACATTAAGCAAGCCGAAGAACGGCTGGCTGCTCAGCGTCGGCGAGCGGAAGCGGCCCGTAGAGAAGCTGAAGCACTGGCAGCCAAACTGTCAGCGCTGACATTAACATTTACGGCGAAAGTTGGCGAACAAGATCGGCTCTACGGTTCGGTCACCAATGCCGACATCGCTGCCAAGCTGCGTGAAGAGGTCGGGATTGAGATTGACCGGCGTAAAATTATGTTGGAAGATCCGATCAAGCGTACCGGTGAATATGAGGTACCGGTGGAACTGGCCAGCGGTATTACTGCAACCCTCAAGGTAGTGGTCGTGGGCGAATAATTCGCAATTGTCATATCCACTAAGTTTCGTCAATGTGCCGCAATATGCGGCACATTGGCGTTTTGTAGAAGTGATGTGGATAACTGGTGGGCAACAGGGGAAAAACGGTGGAAAAGCGGGAAGATCGGATTGAACGTAGTGTTCCCTTTGATTTACAGGCAGAGCGGGCAACCCTTGGCTCGATCTTGCTTGAACGTGA comes from Chloroflexus sp. Y-396-1 and encodes:
- a CDS encoding beta-galactosidase — protein: MNRYTYSLLVIWVVISLILSAQPTTLVAAPDQPTRLNAFGLNTYFSGLERLPQNRNDDLGALINATRDLGARWIREEISWANLEPGKGVFNWGLMDAALTQAAQAGFGIIGMLLTTPGWARVSDCNSRITRNGGALNYWCPPANPQDFADFVAATVERYDGDGINDAPGSPRVAAWQIWNEPNNWATWPGEAHEYGAILAAGYAAAKAADPTTLVATGGVYVFDGGTRTGGNRDGLEFLGAAFTAVPAAQTSFDALAIHPYMPDTAPDRAGLYGLVSLWGRIANTRGWLDAKRGPHVPIWISELGWSTCTVSSPVCKTEPEQANYLVRSHGIALALGVQHINWFQLEDKFDSPTSDLWGNAAILRNRNQGYSRKLAANAYATLTAQLGAATFIGFGPLHNYSFQPDALTPPARYHLRFQTSTGALVDLLWTTGVAEIRAVPLEAGRTAQLIGRDGNTLPLNIQNGQVQIPLSETPVYLRQDTPAQLVVTPSEVTLIALPTDPEATYTLMVQNLGSANIAWSASGGASWLTLETTSGNGYRSELRYRINPTGLSTGNYTTVINVNAGSAGSKSIPITLRIVTTVYRLYVPIVGRNE
- the rplI gene encoding 50S ribosomal protein L9 → MKVLLLRDVEHLGKAGEIKDVSGGFGRNYLLPKGFAVLATKSHIKQAEERLAAQRRRAEAARREAEALAAKLSALTLTFTAKVGEQDRLYGSVTNADIAAKLREEVGIEIDRRKIMLEDPIKRTGEYEVPVELASGITATLKVVVVGE